In Candidatus Paceibacterota bacterium, the following are encoded in one genomic region:
- a CDS encoding prephenate dehydrogenase/arogenate dehydrogenase family protein: MPFTSRKAETMQKVNILRPVIKILALGPKGSNAHKAARTFARSHGLKTSGYMVVFCKNHRELFRKFTRETCFAIVPVENSIHGKVKGVAGALNRVTREYNAFEMRRFTKQIKYCLATRNGSTVERVISHPQALGQCSEFIQKNCFGRSRAPSTSAAAELVAKSEKHQAYGAICSEESATENGLSIRARDIQNPKNRTTFAALSHVNSIASKKIAIYGGKGAFGRQWARRLKDQGCTVSCIEVETPEETQKKIVKESDVVMISTPTLVSPLIAKRLARWLNKKQLVIDLTSVKVPVCRELTKSQAEFASIHMMFAPSAKSWKGQNIPVCKVRICKWKKWLNELLNSIGGKTVPTTQERHDRIAMIVQQQEHFLTKVKILATIESGVSIKEILAFASPFYQPGINQLLRFLAKPTGIYTDMLEANENTPQMLSNLRRAFKKLDLMVKNKRSEKIKRVIADARTYFGKNTIRGGDQYSEELIADIARKDPDEVAVIEFTDKENQAGLLAGIANVFKKSNINQSGFKYRQQGRRHQFLICFDDPKDHPVIQKALAVIRQKYGCRVG; the protein is encoded by the coding sequence ATGCCCTTTACATCAAGAAAGGCTGAAACTATGCAAAAAGTGAATATTTTGCGGCCGGTGATAAAAATCCTGGCTTTAGGGCCAAAAGGTAGCAATGCCCATAAGGCGGCGCGCACTTTTGCTCGAAGCCATGGACTGAAAACCTCCGGCTATATGGTGGTCTTTTGCAAAAACCACCGCGAGCTTTTTCGAAAATTTACGAGGGAAACCTGCTTTGCTATCGTCCCTGTCGAGAATTCAATTCACGGCAAGGTCAAAGGCGTTGCAGGGGCTCTAAATCGGGTCACCAGAGAGTACAACGCTTTTGAGATGCGCCGATTTACCAAGCAAATCAAATATTGCCTGGCTACCCGCAACGGATCCACTGTCGAAAGGGTGATTTCTCACCCCCAAGCCTTGGGTCAATGCAGCGAATTCATCCAAAAAAACTGCTTCGGAAGAAGCAGGGCCCCCTCAACCTCGGCAGCAGCAGAATTGGTGGCTAAAAGTGAAAAGCACCAAGCCTATGGGGCTATTTGCTCCGAAGAATCAGCGACTGAAAACGGCTTGTCCATTCGGGCAAGAGACATTCAAAATCCAAAAAACCGGACCACCTTCGCTGCCCTTTCCCACGTCAACTCCATTGCATCCAAAAAAATCGCCATTTACGGTGGAAAGGGTGCCTTTGGAAGGCAATGGGCCCGTCGACTCAAGGATCAGGGATGCACAGTCAGTTGCATCGAAGTGGAAACTCCTGAGGAAACTCAGAAAAAAATAGTAAAGGAGAGCGATGTCGTCATGATTAGCACTCCAACCCTAGTTTCCCCTTTGATTGCCAAAAGGCTTGCCCGCTGGCTGAATAAAAAACAGCTGGTGATCGATCTGACGTCCGTCAAGGTGCCGGTCTGTCGTGAGCTCACAAAATCGCAGGCAGAGTTTGCCAGCATCCACATGATGTTCGCTCCTTCGGCCAAAAGCTGGAAAGGGCAAAACATCCCGGTGTGCAAAGTGCGCATCTGCAAATGGAAAAAGTGGCTCAACGAACTTCTTAACTCCATAGGGGGGAAGACTGTCCCAACGACTCAGGAAAGGCACGACCGGATTGCGATGATAGTCCAGCAGCAAGAGCACTTCCTGACCAAAGTAAAAATACTGGCAACCATTGAAAGCGGAGTCTCTATCAAGGAGATCCTGGCTTTCGCTAGTCCCTTTTACCAGCCGGGAATAAATCAGCTTTTGCGGTTTCTAGCCAAGCCGACCGGCATTTATACCGACATGCTCGAGGCAAATGAAAACACACCTCAAATGCTGAGCAACCTGCGTCGGGCCTTTAAAAAGCTCGACCTCATGGTGAAAAACAAACGGTCGGAAAAGATTAAACGGGTCATTGCAGATGCTCGGACGTATTTTGGAAAAAACACCATTCGTGGTGGCGACCAATATTCGGAAGAGCTGATCGCTGACATCGCCCGGAAGGATCCAGACGAGGTGGCGGTAATTGAGTTTACCGACAAAGAAAACCAAGCTGGCCTGTTGGCGGGTATCGCCAATGTTTTCAAAAAGTCCAACATCAATCAGTCGGGATTTAAGTACCGCCAACAAGGTCGGCGGCATCAATTCCTGATCTGTTTTGATGATCCCAAGGATCATCCGGTGATCCAAAAGGCCCTAGCTGTCATCCGACAAAAGTACGGATGCCGAGTGGGGTAA
- the fusA gene encoding elongation factor G has product MERDYSLEKTRNFGIIAHIDAGKTTTSERILYYTGMSHKIGEVHEGEAVTDWMEQEKERGITITAAAITCFWNPSYMGKDQSKKHRFNIIDTPGHVDFTVEVERSLKVLDGGVVVFDGVAGVEPQSETVWRQADKYHVPRICFINKLDRTGGSFERSFRSILDRLNKSAVRMQLPIGEEDKFEAVIDLLKMKAYAFEGDMGIDVREMEIPATHLEDAKKYRAELVEKIVELDEDLMNRYLEGGEFTIEELKATLRKGVIANKIFPVFTGSALKNRGVQLVLDAVVEYLPSPLDVPPIQGIDPNTGDVIVRHASDSEPFAALAFKLQSDPFVGQLTFFRVYSGTVEAGSYLYNSTTGNKERLGRIVRLQADKREEVKKVFAGEIAAAVGLKEAKTSHTFCDENHPIVLDPIKFAEPVVSLRIEPKTKADQEKMGMALKKLGDEDPTFRISTNPETMETIISGMGELHLEIMVDRMKREFGVEANVGKPQVAYRETILGSAEAEHKYIKQSGGKGQYGHVKIAIKPLEKLEEGAKVPKNVKRYDDFEFIDNIKGGVIPQEFIPAVEKGVREAMERGIVAGFKMVNVSCDLNFGSYHDVDSSEIAYKIAGSQAFQEAAKKARPVILEPIMKVEVVTPEQFMGDITGSLSAKRAQIEGMEDRGMNKAIKAMVPLSEMFGYTTSLRSMTAGRGSATMEFDHYDVVPPNVEKTIVENRSK; this is encoded by the coding sequence ATGGAACGCGACTATTCACTCGAAAAAACCCGAAACTTTGGTATCATTGCTCACATCGACGCTGGCAAGACCACTACGTCTGAGCGCATTCTTTATTACACAGGCATGAGCCACAAGATTGGTGAAGTGCATGAAGGTGAAGCTGTCACTGACTGGATGGAACAGGAAAAAGAACGAGGCATCACTATTACAGCTGCTGCTATTACCTGTTTTTGGAATCCAAGCTATATGGGCAAGGACCAGTCCAAGAAACATCGTTTTAATATTATTGACACACCAGGACACGTGGACTTTACCGTGGAGGTGGAGCGTTCTCTCAAAGTGCTCGACGGAGGGGTGGTGGTCTTTGACGGTGTGGCCGGAGTAGAGCCTCAATCTGAAACAGTGTGGCGTCAAGCCGACAAGTATCATGTGCCCCGCATTTGTTTTATCAACAAGCTTGACCGCACAGGAGGTTCTTTTGAACGTTCCTTCAGGTCTATTCTTGACCGTCTCAATAAAAGTGCTGTCCGGATGCAGCTGCCTATTGGCGAAGAAGACAAATTTGAAGCTGTTATCGATCTTTTGAAAATGAAGGCCTACGCTTTCGAGGGAGATATGGGTATTGATGTCCGCGAAATGGAAATCCCAGCTACTCATCTCGAAGATGCCAAAAAATATCGCGCCGAGCTTGTTGAAAAGATCGTTGAGCTCGATGAAGACTTGATGAATCGTTACCTCGAAGGCGGCGAGTTTACTATTGAGGAACTCAAAGCAACTTTGCGTAAAGGAGTGATTGCCAACAAAATCTTCCCAGTCTTTACCGGCTCGGCTTTGAAGAATCGCGGGGTTCAACTTGTCCTTGATGCCGTCGTGGAGTATCTTCCTTCACCTCTTGATGTTCCCCCAATCCAAGGTATCGATCCAAACACTGGAGATGTGATTGTTCGCCACGCTTCTGACAGCGAGCCTTTTGCTGCTTTGGCTTTCAAGCTCCAATCAGATCCGTTTGTCGGGCAGCTTACCTTCTTCCGTGTTTATTCAGGGACTGTCGAAGCCGGCTCATATTTATACAACTCGACCACTGGCAACAAGGAGCGTCTTGGCCGTATCGTGCGCCTTCAAGCCGACAAGCGTGAAGAAGTAAAAAAGGTTTTTGCCGGAGAAATTGCGGCAGCTGTAGGTCTAAAGGAAGCCAAAACCTCCCATACTTTTTGTGATGAAAATCATCCCATTGTGCTCGACCCTATTAAGTTTGCCGAGCCTGTGGTTTCCCTCCGTATCGAACCAAAAACCAAAGCGGATCAAGAAAAAATGGGTATGGCTCTTAAAAAATTGGGAGACGAGGATCCAACTTTCCGCATCTCAACCAACCCCGAAACAATGGAAACTATCATCTCAGGTATGGGTGAGCTTCATCTTGAAATCATGGTGGATCGTATGAAGCGTGAGTTCGGCGTAGAAGCCAACGTGGGTAAACCTCAAGTGGCCTATCGAGAGACTATTCTTGGCAGTGCGGAAGCAGAACACAAATATATTAAGCAGTCTGGAGGTAAAGGTCAGTATGGCCACGTCAAAATTGCTATCAAACCTCTTGAAAAATTGGAAGAGGGCGCCAAAGTGCCAAAAAATGTCAAGCGCTACGATGACTTTGAATTTATCGATAATATTAAAGGAGGGGTTATTCCTCAAGAATTTATTCCTGCTGTTGAAAAAGGCGTTCGCGAAGCGATGGAGCGCGGGATTGTGGCTGGATTTAAAATGGTCAACGTTTCTTGTGATTTGAACTTTGGTTCTTATCACGATGTGGACTCATCCGAAATCGCGTACAAGATTGCCGGTTCTCAAGCCTTTCAAGAAGCCGCTAAAAAAGCTCGCCCTGTCATCCTCGAGCCGATCATGAAGGTAGAAGTGGTCACCCCAGAACAGTTCATGGGAGACATCACTGGCTCACTTTCAGCCAAGCGGGCTCAGATCGAAGGCATGGAAGATCGCGGTATGAATAAAGCCATCAAGGCGATGGTGCCATTGTCAGAAATGTTCGGCTATACTACCTCTCTTCGTTCTATGACCGCTGGACGAGGTTCAGCTACCATGGAATTTGACCACTACGATGTGGTCCCTCCAAATGTGGAGAAGACTATTGTAGAAAATAGAAGCAAATAA
- a CDS encoding type II toxin-antitoxin system RelB/DinJ family antitoxin — protein MTTINHTKTLISIKMDKSLKLDAKKTADEMGISLSTVINAFLRQFVRSKEVTFSIAPRPTASLIRSITRSEKEYKKGHFYKAKNIDELARQLMS, from the coding sequence ATGACTACAATCAATCACACAAAGACACTTATTTCTATAAAAATGGATAAGAGTCTTAAATTAGATGCAAAAAAAACCGCTGATGAGATGGGCATCTCTTTGAGTACAGTTATAAATGCCTTCCTGAGACAGTTTGTTCGTTCAAAGGAAGTGACTTTTTCAATAGCACCTCGTCCTACAGCTAGCTTAATTCGCTCAATTACTAGATCTGAGAAAGAGTATAAAAAGGGTCATTTTTACAAAGCAAAAAATATTGACGAGCTTGCAAGACAACTCATGTCTTAG
- the rpsG gene encoding 30S ribosomal protein S7 encodes MRRKVKNRNIVKPDPVFKSEKIEKFVNYVMERGKKNAARAIVYGAFDAIKEKEKVENPLEVFDTALNNTAPAMEVRSRRVGGANYQVPREVRPERRSHLSMKWIILAARAKKGQPMHLKLADEIILASKNEGEAVKKRENTHKMAEANKAFAHLAW; translated from the coding sequence ATGCGAAGAAAAGTTAAAAATCGAAATATCGTCAAGCCAGATCCAGTTTTCAAATCTGAAAAGATTGAGAAGTTTGTAAACTACGTCATGGAACGAGGCAAGAAAAATGCCGCCCGCGCTATTGTCTATGGCGCTTTTGATGCCATTAAAGAAAAGGAAAAAGTTGAAAATCCTCTCGAAGTTTTTGATACAGCTCTCAACAACACCGCTCCGGCTATGGAAGTCCGCTCCCGCCGAGTTGGTGGCGCCAACTATCAGGTTCCCCGTGAAGTTCGACCTGAGCGCCGCAGCCATCTTTCTATGAAATGGATCATTCTCGCTGCTCGAGCTAAAAAGGGTCAGCCAATGCATCTCAAGCTTGCTGATGAAATCATCCTCGCATCCAAAAACGAAGGTGAAGCGGTCAAAAAGCGCGAAAACACTCACAAAATGGCCGAGGCCAACAAGGCTTTTGCCCACCTGGCTTGGTAA
- the rpsL gene encoding 30S ribosomal protein S12 yields the protein MPTVNQLLKRKRTKTARKPKAIALTRGFNAIKNHPTYYPAPFKRGVCTKVTTKTPKKPNSAIRKIARVRLTNGMEVTAYIPGEGHNLQEHSVVVLRGGKVKDIGVRYTIVRGVLDTQGVEKRRKVRSMYGTKKPKKAK from the coding sequence ATGCCAACAGTCAACCAACTTCTAAAACGAAAACGTACTAAAACAGCCCGCAAGCCAAAAGCCATTGCTTTGACTCGGGGTTTTAACGCTATCAAAAATCATCCTACGTACTATCCCGCTCCTTTCAAACGAGGTGTTTGCACCAAAGTGACTACCAAAACTCCTAAAAAGCCTAACTCAGCTATTCGAAAAATTGCTCGCGTGCGTCTGACCAACGGTATGGAAGTGACTGCTTACATCCCAGGCGAAGGCCACAATCTCCAGGAACACTCAGTGGTTGTCCTTCGAGGGGGAAAGGTAAAGGATATCGGTGTGCGTTACACCATTGTGCGGGGTGTGCTCGATACTCAGGGTGTGGAAAAGCGCCGCAAGGTCCGCTCTATGTACGGTACCAAAAAGCCTAAAAAAGCCAAATAA
- a CDS encoding site-2 protease family protein encodes MSVVVHEVSHGLAALSLGDPTAKLQGRLTLNPIKHIDPVGSVIVPIICALLPGSIMFGWAKPVPYNPYNLRNQRWGEAIVALAGPFSNLIIALIGGTIIRLAFTGVFGLSLPLATLSFITLIVVTNIVLAVFNLMPIPPLDGSKILFSLVPDRSGAFRRFLEKYSLPLILLYIFFLWRLVAIVVPVIFSLFTGQTF; translated from the coding sequence ATGTCTGTGGTAGTCCATGAGGTCTCGCATGGCTTGGCCGCTCTATCCCTAGGTGATCCGACAGCCAAATTACAAGGTCGGCTGACTCTCAACCCTATTAAGCATATCGATCCGGTCGGTTCTGTCATTGTACCTATTATATGTGCACTTTTGCCCGGATCTATTATGTTTGGCTGGGCCAAGCCAGTACCGTACAATCCTTACAACTTGCGCAACCAGCGTTGGGGAGAAGCAATCGTGGCTCTGGCCGGTCCTTTTTCAAATCTTATTATTGCTTTGATTGGGGGCACCATTATCAGGCTGGCTTTTACTGGTGTATTTGGACTTTCTTTACCTTTAGCTACCCTTTCCTTTATTACCCTTATAGTAGTCACCAATATTGTCTTGGCAGTCTTCAATTTAATGCCGATTCCCCCTCTAGATGGCTCAAAAATCCTTTTTTCTCTTGTTCCTGATAGATCTGGAGCCTTCCGTAGATTTCTCGAAAAGTATTCATTGCCTCTCATTCTTCTCTATATTTTCTTTCTGTGGAGGCTGGTCGCCATCGTAGTGCCCGTTATTTTCAGTCTTTTTACGGGCCAGACTTTTTAA
- a CDS encoding bL28 family ribosomal protein encodes MAKACPITKKTSRMGGGYSNRTRATQYNPTGMVRKYTNLQKKRIYIPELKKFITLTLSTKAIKTIQKNGAFATLKKAKLI; translated from the coding sequence ATGGCTAAAGCTTGTCCAATCACTAAAAAAACATCTCGGATGGGGGGCGGATATTCCAACCGTACTCGTGCTACCCAGTACAATCCTACCGGCATGGTCCGTAAATACACCAACCTCCAAAAGAAGAGGATCTACATTCCTGAGCTTAAAAAATTCATCACCCTCACTCTCTCTACTAAAGCCATCAAAACCATCCAGAAAAATGGCGCTTTTGCTACCTTGAAGAAGGCGAAGTTGATCTAA
- a CDS encoding aminotransferase class V-fold PLP-dependent enzyme, protein MKFRNIFPRVIGTDKKIKLHNGKTAKVVLLNNAATTPPFEKTLKKVNTFLETYSAFHRGAGPHAQKTYEAVHESMQTIRDFLQARKDQSMVFAHNTSAVINLFIRLLRLEKGDIILTSDIEHTSNNLPWRFNSKATVIYVNSTHDGALDYKDFEKKILLHKNKVKLVAITGASNLTGYVPNIKKIVRLTHKYNALLFVDAAQLTPHRQIRMKSDGVDALAFSAHKIYAPFGIGVLVLPTSILNRNPVDPGGGSIDMLSEERVVWAPIESRHQTGTWNVTGIVALAESCRILENVGWKNIYKHEAELVSYTVDKLSAIDGITLYISPSAYKKENRIGTITFNLKGYHHALLATILDAEYGIETRAGTICNHRLVRRWFDISDAEQAQIEKEIAKGKRLSSYGIVRASIGIHNTKKDIDVLVQALKNISSNGASLKYRPNQSEEIYEPVL, encoded by the coding sequence ATGAAATTCCGCAATATATTTCCGAGGGTAATCGGCACGGACAAAAAAATAAAACTGCATAATGGAAAAACCGCGAAAGTGGTGCTGCTTAATAATGCCGCAACAACTCCTCCATTTGAGAAGACTTTGAAAAAAGTAAATACTTTCCTTGAAACATACAGCGCTTTTCATAGAGGTGCCGGTCCTCATGCACAAAAGACATACGAGGCCGTTCACGAATCCATGCAAACAATAAGGGATTTTTTGCAGGCAAGAAAAGATCAGTCAATGGTTTTTGCGCACAACACCAGTGCAGTAATTAATCTTTTTATTCGTCTACTAAGATTGGAAAAGGGAGATATCATCCTCACCTCTGACATTGAGCATACTTCAAACAATCTACCCTGGAGGTTCAATTCAAAAGCCACTGTCATTTATGTGAATTCTACACACGACGGGGCTTTGGATTATAAAGATTTTGAGAAAAAAATACTTTTACACAAAAATAAGGTCAAGTTGGTCGCAATCACGGGGGCATCGAACCTTACTGGATACGTTCCGAACATAAAGAAGATAGTCAGGCTTACTCATAAGTATAATGCCCTACTATTTGTTGATGCCGCACAACTTACTCCTCACCGCCAGATACGAATGAAAAGTGACGGCGTTGATGCCCTCGCATTTTCCGCCCACAAAATATATGCGCCGTTTGGCATCGGAGTGCTCGTGCTTCCTACAAGTATTCTTAATCGAAACCCTGTTGATCCAGGAGGGGGTTCAATCGACATGCTTTCAGAAGAAAGGGTTGTTTGGGCACCAATAGAGTCACGTCATCAGACGGGTACGTGGAACGTGACAGGAATTGTTGCTCTTGCAGAAAGCTGTCGCATTTTGGAAAATGTAGGATGGAAAAATATTTACAAGCACGAAGCTGAGTTGGTCAGCTATACAGTCGACAAGTTATCTGCAATAGACGGCATAACTTTGTACATATCTCCTAGTGCTTACAAAAAAGAGAATCGCATAGGTACAATTACTTTCAATCTCAAGGGCTACCATCATGCACTTTTGGCTACTATTCTCGATGCTGAATATGGCATCGAAACCCGAGCAGGTACAATCTGCAATCATCGCCTCGTTCGTCGATGGTTTGATATTTCAGATGCAGAACAAGCGCAAATCGAAAAAGAAATCGCCAAAGGGAAAAGACTCTCGTCCTACGGAATTGTGAGGGCAAGTATTGGAATCCATAACACAAAGAAAGACATTGATGTGCTGGTTCAAGCCCTCAAGAATATTTCAAGTAATGGGGCCTCACTCAAATATAGACCGAATCAATCAGAAGAAATATACGAACCGGTGTTGTAA
- a CDS encoding nucleoside monophosphate kinase: MRILLIGLPGAGKGTQGILLQRCYGVPHISIGDEVRKHLKADDDLGKRIAEYFERNGDIWQPLDDDLAVQVLLGSDIQDNWILDGYPRNLNQFLLHPVDPTLVVNLIISEEVAIERVLGRKRQGDALAKAKARLAVEVNRLPELLSHLKQKFRYVEIDGTLPELQINQSIRKEISQCQQK; encoded by the coding sequence ATGAGAATTCTTCTTATTGGATTACCGGGTGCCGGCAAAGGCACTCAAGGCATACTGTTGCAGCGATGTTACGGTGTGCCCCATATCTCTATTGGCGATGAGGTGCGCAAGCATCTCAAAGCCGATGACGATCTTGGAAAAAGAATCGCGGAGTATTTCGAACGCAATGGTGACATCTGGCAACCGCTCGATGATGACCTTGCTGTCCAGGTTCTTCTCGGTTCGGACATTCAAGACAACTGGATCCTTGACGGATATCCCAGAAATCTCAACCAGTTTCTGCTTCATCCGGTAGATCCCACCCTCGTGGTGAATCTGATCATTTCGGAGGAAGTAGCAATTGAGCGGGTGCTCGGTCGTAAACGTCAAGGCGATGCGTTGGCAAAAGCAAAAGCGCGTCTCGCTGTTGAAGTGAATCGTTTGCCGGAGCTTCTCTCGCATCTCAAGCAAAAGTTTCGGTATGTGGAAATAGATGGAACACTGCCCGAACTACAAATCAACCAATCCATCAGAAAGGAGATCAGCCAATGCCAACAAAAATAA
- a CDS encoding DUF3850 domain-containing protein, which translates to MKIEKKLRKEYFEKLLAGEQNCDMKLADFECNTGDVIVYKEWDGDTKEYTGRTLEKTVSDIVRSPRPRTWSNEDIEKFGFMTIYLK; encoded by the coding sequence ATGAAAATAGAAAAGAAATTGAGAAAAGAATATTTTGAAAAGTTACTTGCGGGAGAACAAAATTGTGATATGAAACTTGCTGATTTTGAATGCAATACTGGTGATGTCATTGTATACAAAGAATGGGATGGTGATACAAAAGAATACACAGGACGAACATTAGAGAAGACCGTCAGTGACATTGTACGAAGTCCTCGACCACGAACATGGTCAAATGAAGATATTGAAAAGTTTGGATTCATGACAATTTATTTAAAATAA
- a CDS encoding CRISPR-associated protein Csx3, with protein MNTTTAPTVEITRNADVITFKHTAEGDASAKVRDTVARLAEMDTNGELAGGGLIKVTGPLLVPVAAAFGHVLAHRFSAVAFFVPPMATHVVAMVHGHETLKVGDTVA; from the coding sequence ATGAACACTACCACAGCCCCCACCGTCGAGATCACCCGCAACGCGGACGTCATCACCTTCAAGCATACCGCCGAAGGTGACGCCAGCGCCAAGGTTCGCGACACCGTCGCGCGCTTGGCCGAGATGGACACCAACGGCGAACTCGCCGGCGGTGGCCTCATCAAGGTCACGGGACCTTTGCTGGTTCCCGTCGCAGCTGCCTTCGGCCATGTCCTGGCGCACCGCTTCAGCGCGGTTGCGTTCTTCGTCCCTCCCATGGCTACCCATGTGGTCGCGATGGTTCATGGTCACGAAACCCTGAAGGTCGGCGACACTGTCGCCTAA
- a CDS encoding helix-turn-helix domain-containing protein, whose protein sequence is MSTKLLEQIGLTGEQARVYSCLVSSGTLQARKIASESRVNRSLVYKILKQLIEFGLVIENASPGSVSTFTALHPSKLHIIVKRKEDDLKIADQALHEAVSSLGAQFNLTCGKPSVRFYEGLDGIRILNKDIIHSKSDIKLIRSPFDNNTEELDAKAKKLLEERAQAGIKTRLIVPIKNTPSSISQEWDKNNLIERRRVPREELLNSAQVIVYANKVAFTSFSDCMITTIIEDKGIADTCSMLFEALWAKYEYNKI, encoded by the coding sequence ATGAGCACCAAATTATTGGAACAAATTGGTTTAACAGGAGAGCAGGCACGGGTATACTCTTGCCTTGTCTCTTCAGGAACGCTACAGGCGAGAAAAATTGCCTCTGAAAGCAGGGTAAATCGTAGCCTTGTATACAAGATATTGAAGCAGCTTATTGAATTTGGCTTGGTTATAGAGAATGCTTCCCCCGGCTCTGTCAGTACCTTTACCGCACTCCATCCTTCCAAGCTCCACATTATCGTCAAAAGAAAAGAAGATGATCTCAAAATTGCTGACCAGGCACTCCACGAAGCGGTGAGCAGCCTCGGCGCTCAGTTCAATCTTACGTGTGGGAAACCATCGGTACGATTCTATGAAGGACTCGATGGAATAAGAATCTTGAACAAGGACATTATCCATAGTAAATCGGATATCAAATTGATACGCTCACCATTCGACAACAATACGGAGGAGCTCGATGCTAAGGCGAAGAAGCTTCTTGAGGAACGGGCGCAAGCAGGAATAAAGACCAGATTGATCGTTCCTATAAAAAATACCCCTTCTTCTATATCGCAGGAATGGGATAAAAATAATCTGATCGAGCGTCGGCGCGTTCCACGAGAAGAACTCCTGAACTCTGCGCAGGTCATCGTCTATGCGAACAAAGTCGCCTTCACGTCTTTTAGCGATTGCATGATTACAACCATCATAGAAGATAAAGGCATTGCTGATACCTGCTCGATGCTCTTTGAAGCATTGTGGGCCAAGTACGAATATAATAAAATATAA
- a CDS encoding HD domain-containing protein: MKYTPLIEKAIQTSAHAHRKQYRKGNPDLPYISHPFSVFVILSEYTTNENVLIAGLLHDILEDADPSEYSEAALTKDFGEKIVSIIKEVSEEKDGDLEESDAKSNWEERKIAYLEHLKTSSPEALMVSSADKLHNIENTLVDYKKSGSMIWERFNAPKEKQIWFYKEFNKIITGRLSNEIAQKFATIVTELEKVIQ; encoded by the coding sequence ATGAAATATACTCCTCTTATAGAAAAAGCTATACAGACCTCTGCTCATGCTCACAGAAAACAATACCGTAAAGGCAATCCAGACCTTCCTTATATCAGCCACCCATTCTCTGTCTTTGTTATTCTTTCAGAATATACCACCAATGAAAACGTGCTCATTGCAGGTCTGCTCCACGATATACTTGAGGATGCTGACCCTTCCGAATATTCTGAGGCTGCACTAACTAAAGATTTTGGAGAAAAAATAGTTTCTATCATCAAAGAAGTATCTGAGGAAAAAGACGGGGACCTCGAAGAATCAGACGCAAAAAGTAATTGGGAGGAAAGAAAGATTGCCTACCTTGAGCATTTAAAGACGTCATCTCCGGAAGCACTTATGGTTTCTTCAGCGGACAAATTGCATAATATAGAAAACACACTGGTTGATTATAAAAAATCGGGATCAATGATATGGGAAAGATTTAACGCACCAAAAGAAAAGCAGATTTGGTTTTATAAAGAATTTAACAAAATAATCACAGGAAGACTAAGTAACGAGATCGCACAAAAATTTGCTACTATTGTTACTGAACTAGAGAAGGTTATTCAGTAG